Proteins from a genomic interval of Yarrowia lipolytica chromosome 1E, complete sequence:
- a CDS encoding uncharacterized protein (Compare to YALI0E06677g, no similarity) — protein sequence MQSLKGLRPQISRANPLIHHSFSRWTRSSHYLTSDTQPSYRTRLSPLSPIKEILYSDVHSLLELKMVTIDIESVRYVQDFIGPKYELPEAVIRELLCISHTLTPSAQRKGTPFQTQKTHIEDTLGYGAINSRVLLGQHAYKFAVFSYLTKVPSWSRKKANLMNFDICRSGLADRLTRDETLVLAFVKNTKLIKSLYVPLPEENANKRQAFRKMHDTHYATKMLFALIASIHIEHGGVKAEEFVHEVILEGYMTSGLMTLV from the coding sequence ATGCAGTCATTAAAAGGACTTAGGCCGCAGATCTCGCGCGCAAATCCACTCATACACCACAGCTTCTCCCGCTGGACACGATCCAGTCATTATCTAACCTCCGACACTCAGCCCTCATACCGAACTCGACTTTCGCCTCTGTCGCCAATCAAAGAAATCCTCTACTCCGATGTCCACTCGTTGCTGGAACTCAAGATGGTCACAATCGACATCGAATCTGTACGCTACGTTCAGGATTTCATCGGACCCAAATACGAGCTTCCTGAGGCTGTGATCAGAGAGCTTCTGTGCATTTCACATACGCTTACACCTAGCGCTCAAAGAAAGGGCACGCCGTTTCAGACACAAAAGACCCACATTGAAGACACACTGGGATACGGAGCTATCAACTCGCGTGTTCTTTTGGGCCAACATGCATACAAATTTGCTGTTTTCAGCTACCTGACAAAGGTACCCAGTTGGAGTCGAAAGAAGGCCAACCTGATGAACTTTGACATTTGTCGAAGCGGCCTGGCTGACCGACTTACTCGTGACGAGACCCTGGTGCTTGCGTTTGTCAAGAACACGAAACTCATCAAGTCGCTATACGTGCCTCTTCCGGAAGAAAATGCCAACAAGAGACAGGCGTTTAGGAAAATGCATGATACTCACTATGCCACCAAGATGCTGTTTGCGCTAATTGCAAGTATCCATATTGAGCATGGTGGGGTGAAGGCCGAGGAGTTTGTTCATGAAGTGATTTTGGAGGGCTACATGACTTCTGGTTTAATGACTTTGGTTTAA